From the Pseudodesulfovibrio indicus genome, the window TTGTGCCACTTCTGCAGCTCGTAGTGCTTGGCGCCCCCGGTGTTGGGGTACAGCCCGTTGTCGTAATTGATGATGATGCGCTCGGCGTCCACGTAGTGGATCACGCCGTCCTGCTCGGCCAGGACGCAGGCCCCGGAGTCGCGGGCGACCGGGCCTTCCATGCCGGTGCCGACGAGCGGCTCCTCGGCCTGGAGAAGCGGCACGGCCTGACGCATCATGTTGGAGCCCATGAGCGCGCGGTTGGCGTCGTCGTGCTCCAGGAACGGAATCAGCGCAGCCGAGATGGAGACCGTCTGGCTGGGGCTGATGTCCATGCAGGTGACTTCTTCAGCCGCGGTGAGCTGAACGTCGCCCGCGAGACGCGCGTTGACGCGCGGGTTGACGAAGACGCCGTCCTTGTCCAGGGGCGCGTTGGCCTGGGCCACCACTTCCTTGGCTTCCTTGGAGGCGTCCATGTAGACGATCTCGTCGGTGATCTTCTTGTCCACCACCTTGCGGTACGGGGTCTCGATGAACCCGTAGTCGTTGACCTTGGCGTAGGTGGTCAGGGAGACGATCAGACCGATGTTCGGACCTTCCGGCGTCTCAATGGGGCAGATGCGGCCGTAGTGCGAGGTGTGCACGTCGCGCACCTCGAAGCCCGCGCGTTCGCGGGTCAGGCCGCCGGGTCCCAGGGCCGACAGGCGGCGCTTGTGGGTGACCTCGGAGAGCGGGTTGGTCTGGTCCATGAACTGGCTGAGCTGGGAGGTTCCGAAGAACTCCTTGAGCACGGCGGCAACCGGTTTGGGGTTGATCAGGTCATGGGGCATCAGGGTGGCCACTTCCTGCAGGGACATGCGCTCCTTGATGGCGCGCTCCATGCGGACAAGGCCGATGCGGTACTGGTTCTCCACCAGTTCGCCCACAGGGCGCACGCGGCGGTTGCCCAGGTGGTCGATGTCGTCGGCCGGGCCGTGGGAGTCCTTCAGGTGGATCAGCTCCTTGACCGCGAGGAGGATGTCCTCGTTGGTCAGGGTGCGGATGGACAGGTCCACGTCCTGGTTCAGACGGGAGTTAAGCTTGTAGCGACCCACGCTGGAAAGGTCGTAGTAGTCGGCGGAGCGGAACAGGTTCTCGAAGAAGCTGGCCGCGATCTCGGGCGTGGGCGGGGAGCTGGGACGAAGCCTGCGGTAGATCTCGATCTGCGCGGATTCGATGTCCGTGGTCTTGTCGAGCAGCAGGGTGTCGCGCAGGGACGAGGACACGTCCATGCCGCGGGTGTGCAGCACTTCCAGGTCCTTGATCTTGGCGTCGCGGAGCTTTTCGATCACGTCGACGGTCACTTCCTCGGCGGCCTCGGCGATGACCTCGCCGTTCTTGTCCACCATGTCCTTGGCCAGGAACAGGCCGACCAGCGAAGCCGGATCGACCTCGATGGTCTTGACCTCGGCGCGGACCATCTTCTTCCAGGCGCCCTTGGTGATGTCGGTGCCCTTCTTGACCAGCACCTTATCGTCGACGGTGATGTCGGCGAACGCGGTTTCCTTGCGGTACTGCTCGGCGACCACGTTGCGGAGCACCTTGGTCTTGTGCAGGGTGTAGGACTCGATCTCGTAGAAGTAGTCGAGGATATCCGCCCTGGAGAGGCCCATGGCCTTCAGCAGGATGGTGACGGGCATCTTGCGACGGCGGTCGATCCGCACGTACAGGATGTCCTTGTGGTCGAAGTCGAAGTCAAGCCAGGAGCCGCGCATGGGAATGATGCGGCTGGAATAGAGAACCTTGCGGCTGGAATGGGACTTGCCGGAATCATGCTCGAAGATGATGCCCGGGGAGCGCTGCAGCTGGTTGACGATGACGCGCTCGGTGCCGTTGATGACGTAGGTGCCCTTCTCAGTCATCAGCGGGAGCGTGCCGAAGTATATGTCCTGTTCCTTGATGTCGCGAATCGTGCGGTTGTCGGTCTCTTCATCCACGTCAAAAACTACGAGACGGACGGTGATACGGATGGGCGTCTCGTAGGTCAAACCCTTCGAGATGCACTCATCGACGTCGTATTTTGGTTCGCCGATTTCATAGGACACGAAATCAAGGCTAGCGGTCTTGTTGAAATCTTCAATGGGAAAAACGGACCTGAACACGCCCTCGAGACCGAAGTCTCCGCGGCTGGACGGCGGGGTCTCCGCCTGGAGGAAACGATCGTACGAATCCACCTGGAGTTCCAGCAGGTGCGGGATGGGGAGCGTGTTGACGATTTTGCCGAATTCTTTTCTCAGTTGACCCATTGTACCCTCATGCATGAGCGGTTGATGGTTGGGGCGCGGGGCCTTGGCCCTTGCCCACTGTCTGACACAGCGGCCGTCTAGATCGACCGATGCGTTAAACGGGTAGATAAGCTGCAGCCGGAACCAAAAACCCGGCGCACCGACGAGGAGAGGATGGTCATCCTTGCAGCGCTTGCACCCAATGTCGAAAGGCGATTAAACCATTATATATACATACAGAGCAAAGAGCGCAACGCCCTTTTTAAGAGGGCGAGCGCTCTTTGCTATGCTAGCTTAAGAGGGCGAAGTTACTTAACTTCAACTTCGGCGCCGGCTTCCTGCAGCTGCTTGGCAGCCTCGTCAGCCTCGTCCTTGGACACGCCTTCCTTGACGGCCTTGGGAGCCTCGTCGACCAGAGCCTTGGCTTCCTTCAGGCCCAGACCGGTCAGGCCGCGGACGGCCTTGATGACGGCGATCTTGTTGGAGCCGGCATTGGTCAGGACGACGTTGAACTCGGTCTGCTCGTCCTCGGCGGCGGCATCGCCACCGGCGGCCGGAGCAGCGGCAACGGCCATGGCGGGGGCGGCAGCCTCGACGCCGAACACGTCTTCGAGTTCCTTGATGAATTCGGACAGTTCCAGGACGGTCATGTTGCCGATGAATTCGACAACCTGTTCTTTGGTGATATCAGCCATGATAAATTCTCCTTAAAAGTGATTCGCTTTGAACCTGTTTTTACGCAGCTTCTTTCTGTTCCTTGATCGCGGTCAAGGCGTACAGGAACTTGCGTTCGATGTTGGCGAACAGACAGACGAAATTGCGAGGTACGGCCTGCATCGTGCCGAGGAGGGAACTCAAGAGCTCAGGCTTGCTGGGCATCTTGGCGAGTTCCTTCACTGCGTCACTGTCAAGAAACTGGCCTTCGAGAGTGCCGTAACGCAAGGCGAACTTCTTGTTCGTCTTGGCGTAATCGGCCAACGCCTTGGCAAGGGCTACGGGATCTTCGTAACCCAGCGCAATGGCGCAGTTCTCTTTCAGGTGTTCGCTCAATTCACCATGAGAGGTGTCATTGAGAGCCAACCGGGCCAGGGTATTCTTG encodes:
- the rplL gene encoding 50S ribosomal protein L7/L12; its protein translation is MADITKEQVVEFIGNMTVLELSEFIKELEDVFGVEAAAPAMAVAAAPAAGGDAAAEDEQTEFNVVLTNAGSNKIAVIKAVRGLTGLGLKEAKALVDEAPKAVKEGVSKDEADEAAKQLQEAGAEVEVK
- the rpoB gene encoding DNA-directed RNA polymerase subunit beta, whose translation is MGQLRKEFGKIVNTLPIPHLLELQVDSYDRFLQAETPPSSRGDFGLEGVFRSVFPIEDFNKTASLDFVSYEIGEPKYDVDECISKGLTYETPIRITVRLVVFDVDEETDNRTIRDIKEQDIYFGTLPLMTEKGTYVINGTERVIVNQLQRSPGIIFEHDSGKSHSSRKVLYSSRIIPMRGSWLDFDFDHKDILYVRIDRRRKMPVTILLKAMGLSRADILDYFYEIESYTLHKTKVLRNVVAEQYRKETAFADITVDDKVLVKKGTDITKGAWKKMVRAEVKTIEVDPASLVGLFLAKDMVDKNGEVIAEAAEEVTVDVIEKLRDAKIKDLEVLHTRGMDVSSSLRDTLLLDKTTDIESAQIEIYRRLRPSSPPTPEIAASFFENLFRSADYYDLSSVGRYKLNSRLNQDVDLSIRTLTNEDILLAVKELIHLKDSHGPADDIDHLGNRRVRPVGELVENQYRIGLVRMERAIKERMSLQEVATLMPHDLINPKPVAAVLKEFFGTSQLSQFMDQTNPLSEVTHKRRLSALGPGGLTRERAGFEVRDVHTSHYGRICPIETPEGPNIGLIVSLTTYAKVNDYGFIETPYRKVVDKKITDEIVYMDASKEAKEVVAQANAPLDKDGVFVNPRVNARLAGDVQLTAAEEVTCMDISPSQTVSISAALIPFLEHDDANRALMGSNMMRQAVPLLQAEEPLVGTGMEGPVARDSGACVLAEQDGVIHYVDAERIIINYDNGLYPNTGGAKHYELQKWHKSNQNSCFGQTPRVQVGQVVKKGDVLADGPGIDHGELALGKNLLVAFMPWCGFNFEDSILISERMVKEDVFTSIHIEEFELVARDTKLGPEEVTRDISNVSEEMLRNLDECGIIRIGARIKPDDIMVGKITPKGETQLTPEEKLLRAIFGDKARDVKNTSLKVPPGIAGTIVDVKVFNRRSGEKDDRTKAIEDAELAAFDVKEQKHVAALTDAIREKVWAVLEGVKLKKDLAGPKKATLGKTGEVIDREAVDSVPVKKLIGLFDREVNDQLKLIVADYEQQIAFIKNIYDVKREKVTEGDDLPPGVIKMVKVYVAVKRKLSVGDKMAGRHGNKGVVSCILPEEDMPFFEDGTPMDIVLNPLGVPSRMNIGQIMETHLGMAGRKLGQQVQLMMEESGNSLKNIREEVKSILDTARMGDVIDSMSDEEFVEAVKKLKNGIVAKTPVFDGAAEDGIWGWLEKAGLASDGKFVLYDGRTGEPFHSRVTVGIMYILKLHHLVDEKIHARSTGPYSLVTQQPLGGKAQFGGQRLGEMEVWALEAYGAAYLLQEFLTVKSDDVQGRVKMYEKIVKGDNFLEAGLPESFNVLVKELMSLGLDVTLHYEDRKRPGQQQQQALPAFPAGPTPLVD
- the rplJ gene encoding 50S ribosomal protein L10 codes for the protein MNRQEKAQIIEQLHEKASRASIAVVTDFKGLTVEEMTVLRSKCFEIGVDYQVVKNTLARLALNDTSHGELSEHLKENCAIALGYEDPVALAKALADYAKTNKKFALRYGTLEGQFLDSDAVKELAKMPSKPELLSSLLGTMQAVPRNFVCLFANIERKFLYALTAIKEQKEAA